A single genomic interval of Coregonus clupeaformis isolate EN_2021a chromosome 36, ASM2061545v1, whole genome shotgun sequence harbors:
- the LOC121552549 gene encoding kinesin-like protein KIF13B, whose product MSRCFLRDAVLSEPAVRRKGKGKQIWDLEKMKNRLVDMRELYQEWKNYDEDNPVSLQPCDADLFFDEQDNHSLIGVANVFLACLFYDVKLQYAVPIINQKGEEAGASPCRGVAGERGAGGDLSEHCGWRDSHRDTETFSFLKRILWKEGDLERLREQWLTTLTKRQEYLDQHLQKMVQKPDKSEDDVEREAQLLKCRLTLTEERNAVLVPSAGSGIPGAPAERVPVPGMETHIPVLFLDLSADDFSRITRLVGGPDAMLNQEDEEFFDLHIVKHYDGEVCAEASWDSTVHDCPQLSRLTSGCT is encoded by the exons atgtCCAGGTGCTTTTTG cgtgATGCTGTGCTGAGTGAGCCCGCAGTGAGGCGTAAGGGGAAAgggaaacagatctgggatctgGAGAAGATGAAGAACAGACTGGTGGACATGAGAGAACTCTACCAGGAGTGGAAGAACTACGACGAAGACAACCCTGTGAGTTTACAACCCT GTGATGCCGACCTGTTCTTTGACGAGCAGGATAACCACAGTCTGATAGGAGTGGCCAACGTGTTTCTGGCCTGTCTCTTCTACGACGTCAAGCTGCAATACGCTGTACCTATCATCAACCAGAAGGGAGAG GAGGCAGGGGCGTCTCCGTGTAGAGGTGTGGCGGGGGAGCGAGGGGCTGGAGGAGACCTCTCAGAGCACTGTGGATGGAGAGACTCCCACAGAGACACTGAAACCTTCAGTTTCCTGAAGCGCATACTGTGGAAG gaaggTGACCTGGAGAGGTTGAGGGAACAGTGGCTGACCACCCTCACTAAGAGACAGGAGTACCTGGACCAGCACCTGCAGAAGATGGTCCAAAAGCCAG ataagTCAGAGGATGACGTGGAGAGGGAGGCCCAGCTGTTGAAGTGTCGTCTGACCCTGACAGAGGAACGTAACGCCGTCCTGGTACCTTCAGCTGGTAGCGGCATCCCTGGAGCCCCTGCAGAGAg AGTTCCTGTTCCTGGGATGGAGACTCACATTCCTGTCCTCTTCTTGGACCTTAGTG CTGATGATTTTTCCAGGATAACCCGGCTGGTTGGGGGTCCAGATGCCATGCTGAACCAGGAGGATGAGGAGTTCTTCGACCTGCACATCGTCAAACATTACGACGGAGAG GTTTGCGCGGAGGCGTCGTGGGACTCTACAGTGCATGACTGTCCCCAGTTGAGTCGGCTGACCTCAGGGTGTACCTGA